DNA from Massilia antarctica:
CGGCGCCGGTCGAGGCGCGAGCGGGCGCCGCGTTTGTCCCAGCCTTCGCGCACCAGCTCCACATCGTCGATGCGCGCGCTGTTTCTGGGCTTGAGGTCCGGCAGTTTCAGTTCTTCCCACAGCCAGTCCATGACCTCGTCGATCGACAATTCGAGCAGCAGCTTCACCTCGCCATCCTGGTTGCCACCTCCGCCCGGCGCGCTGCCATCCCCGGCTTGTTCCGGCGCACCCGGTTGCAGCACATCGCCCGTCTTGCCCACGCCCTGGGCGGCGCCGGTCTGGCTACGGCCGTCGGCGAGGCGGAAGCGGGCGTGTTCGAGCAGGCGCACCGGCACCTGGACGGTGCGTTCATGCGGGCCGGTGATCAGGTCGGGGCCGGCGATGAGCTCGGGCAGATGGTTTTGCACCGCTTCGCGCACTTTGGCGTTGTGGCGCAGCCAGTCGCGCGCCCCGCGCGAGAACAGGTCGTACCATGCCGTGTTAATTGTCGCCGTCACACGATTTCTCCGGAACCCGCTTATTCTTGCGCCAGTAAGGTCGTGACATAGTTCAGCGCTTCGCGCGCGCTGTGGCTGTCATAACCGTATTCATCGACCAGCCGCTTCTCGACGGCGGAAATTTTCGTGCGGATGTCGTCGTCGGGACGCTTGGCCGAGCTGACCAGGCGCAGTACGTCGCGCCGTTGTTCGAACAGGTATTGTTGTACCGCGTCGTTCAGCTGCAGATGGCTTTCCAGGCTGAACTTGGTGCCCCGCTTGTAGGCGCCCATCGCCTTGCGCACCACTTCTTGCCGGAACGATTGCTTGCCCGACTCCGAAATATGAATTTTTTCTTCGACCGCGCGCAAAAAGCGTTCGTCCGGCCGTCGCTCCTCATTGGTGATGGGGTCCTTGATCTGGCGGTTGTCGAGCATTGCTTCGACCTCATCGAGATATTTGTTGAGCAAATCCTGGGCTTCCTGCTCGAACGACACGAACAGTGCCTTGTGTACGTCTTCCTTGACCCAGCGGTTGTAAAAATCCTTGCGCGTCAATACCAGATAGTCGACCCATTTGCGTTTTTTCTTGGGATCGATGCGGGCATCGCTCTCGATGCCATCCTTTAAGGCCAGCAGCACATCCATGGTCGACAGGCTCTTGCGGTTGGACTGGATGATGGCGTTTGACAATGCATTGATCACGAAGCGCGGCGACACCCCGGCCAATCCCTCGTCCGGCGCCTTGTCCTTTTCCTTGATACGGCGGACATCGGCGCGGTTGACGCCTTCGACTTCCTCGTTGGCATGGATGCGCACCTTGCGCACCAGCTCCACATCCTTGTCGTCGCCATCCTGGATGCGGCTCAGGATGGCGAACACGGCGGCCGCGTGCAGCACATGCGGGTCGAGGTGCACGTCGCGAAACGCCGGCGCCGCCGAGGAAATCAGTTTTTTGTAGATGCGCGCTTCCTCCTTGTAGTTGAGCGTGTAGGGCACCTGGATGATGACCATGCGGTCGAGCAGCGCTTCGTTTTCGCTCTCTTGCAGGAATTTGCGGAACTCGGCCAGATTGGTGTGCGCCAGAATGGTTTCGTCGAGGTAGATGAGCGGAAAGCGCGAGACCTTGACGTTCTTTTCCTGGGTAAGGGTGAGCAGCAGGTACAGGAATTCGCGCTTGACCTTGAGGATTTCAATCATTTCCAGCACGCCGCGGCTGGCCGCGTACACGGCGCCCGACCATGACCAGGCGCGCGGATCGCCTTCGTCGCCGTACTGCGCCACCTTGGACAGGTCGACCGAGCCGACCAGGTCGGCCAGGTCGGCCGTGGTGGGGTCGTGCGGGGCGTAGGTGCCAATGCCGCTGCGCCCCGATTCGGACACGAAGAAGCGCTCGACCGGCATCTGCATGAAGTCGCCCGCGTACTGGTCTTCCAGGCGCGCGCGGCAGTGCGGACAGACTTCGCCGCTGATATCGATGCCGTAGGTGTTGCGGCAACTGGCGCGCATGGTGTGCGGCACCAGGTGCAGGGGCGATTCGTGC
Protein-coding regions in this window:
- a CDS encoding serine protein kinase, whose protein sequence is MSISGDDPVTTVQDPHASFIESLGDFTRQHRAGHWSGTFAQFMEQVLPRVPQQAARSSHQYIWDMIRATCTEDGGGHFRCRLFGEDLFGIDEAIDRVVDYFKAAAAGSEVGRRLLLLLGPPSGGKSTLVILLKRALEEYSHTDDGALYGIAGCPVHESPLHLVPHTMRASCRNTYGIDISGEVCPHCRARLEDQYAGDFMQMPVERFFVSESGRSGIGTYAPHDPTTADLADLVGSVDLSKVAQYGDEGDPRAWSWSGAVYAASRGVLEMIEILKVKREFLYLLLTLTQEKNVKVSRFPLIYLDETILAHTNLAEFRKFLQESENEALLDRMVIIQVPYTLNYKEEARIYKKLISSAAPAFRDVHLDPHVLHAAAVFAILSRIQDGDDKDVELVRKVRIHANEEVEGVNRADVRRIKEKDKAPDEGLAGVSPRFVINALSNAIIQSNRKSLSTMDVLLALKDGIESDARIDPKKKRKWVDYLVLTRKDFYNRWVKEDVHKALFVSFEQEAQDLLNKYLDEVEAMLDNRQIKDPITNEERRPDERFLRAVEEKIHISESGKQSFRQEVVRKAMGAYKRGTKFSLESHLQLNDAVQQYLFEQRRDVLRLVSSAKRPDDDIRTKISAVEKRLVDEYGYDSHSAREALNYVTTLLAQE